In Desulfovibrio sp. X2, a single genomic region encodes these proteins:
- a CDS encoding phosphatase PAP2 family protein: MINDESLGLSPKRRPGRRGVLDVLLLAVVALAAAVAAYKASRLAYFPTDLDLARWVQTNVPMPDAWAHWIGRTADIPGCFVLLAGTVVVAWLVSGWRAAACAVPIFLFSLVLGHWLQPIVARPRPSADLIGVSGTPTGFGFPSIFALVYMTTFGYIAILAWVRGRGSLSLLVTILSVAALLIGLASRVALGVHWPSDLWGGCLIGLFWILAFLPFSR; the protein is encoded by the coding sequence ATGATCAACGACGAATCCCTCGGCCTGTCGCCGAAGCGAAGGCCGGGACGCCGGGGCGTGCTCGACGTGCTGCTGCTGGCCGTCGTCGCCCTCGCGGCGGCCGTGGCCGCCTACAAGGCCTCCCGGCTGGCCTACTTCCCCACCGACCTCGACCTCGCGCGCTGGGTGCAGACCAACGTGCCCATGCCCGATGCCTGGGCCCACTGGATCGGCCGTACAGCGGACATCCCGGGCTGCTTCGTCCTGCTGGCCGGAACCGTCGTCGTGGCCTGGCTCGTCAGCGGCTGGCGGGCAGCCGCCTGCGCCGTGCCCATCTTCCTCTTCTCCCTCGTGCTCGGCCACTGGCTGCAGCCCATCGTGGCCCGGCCGCGCCCCTCGGCGGACCTCATCGGCGTGAGCGGAACCCCGACCGGCTTCGGCTTCCCCTCCATCTTCGCCCTGGTCTACATGACCACCTTCGGCTACATCGCCATCCTGGCCTGGGTCAGGGGGCGCGGCAGCCTGAGCCTCCTCGTGACCATCCTCTCCGTGGCCGCGCTGCTCATAGGCCTCGCCTCGCGCGTGGCGCTCGGCGTCCACTGGCCGAGCGACCTCTGGGGCGGCTGCCTCATCGGCCTGTTCTGGATCCTCGCCTTCCTGCCGTTCTCGCGCTGA
- a CDS encoding D-alanyl-D-alanine carboxypeptidase family protein, which produces MRNDTVRPGGAIAAALPVRLVLACFVLAILCLSPLPSAASPHQQREIQARSAIIMDFNTGKVLFEQNADQKIPPASLTKVMSMYLVFDAIKQGRVSLGDVITVSGDAARTGGSRMHLKTNEKVTLRDILRGMAVSSGNDASTAAAEHVAGDVSDFVAAMNAKAAAIGMHETHFVNPTGLPAPGHITSARDMMILAQHYLRAYPQALEYHSQKTLVHNRIQTRNHNPLLESCPGADGLKSGWVCASGYNLITTAKRGNTRLIGVILGAANPSVRARENRRLMEAGFMAVEDHMTVAEALPEVRLPQYQRVKSRHRRSTEVAEASSQSSKSSKSRKSSRKSRKHSSRQVAEAECSTSATLVAEADAPKASRRSASRKASVESASASRTKSKKTASRKAKASKATTAEGPSAKSRSRHHKKKQSSETATHKAKEPGTQARARSRSDDS; this is translated from the coding sequence ATGCGGAATGATACTGTAAGGCCCGGCGGTGCGATCGCCGCGGCTCTGCCCGTAAGGCTGGTCCTCGCCTGCTTCGTCCTGGCGATCCTCTGCCTTTCCCCGCTTCCCTCCGCCGCTTCCCCGCATCAGCAACGCGAGATCCAGGCCCGTTCGGCCATCATCATGGATTTCAACACCGGCAAGGTGCTCTTCGAGCAGAACGCCGACCAGAAGATTCCCCCGGCCTCCCTGACCAAGGTCATGAGCATGTACCTGGTCTTCGACGCCATCAAGCAGGGCCGCGTGTCGCTGGGCGACGTCATCACCGTGAGCGGCGACGCCGCGCGCACCGGCGGCTCGCGCATGCACCTGAAGACCAACGAGAAGGTCACCCTGCGCGACATCCTGCGCGGCATGGCCGTCTCCTCGGGCAACGACGCCAGCACCGCCGCGGCCGAGCACGTGGCGGGCGACGTCTCGGACTTCGTGGCCGCCATGAACGCCAAGGCCGCGGCCATCGGCATGCACGAGACCCACTTCGTGAACCCCACGGGCCTGCCCGCTCCCGGGCACATCACCTCCGCCCGCGACATGATGATCCTGGCCCAGCACTACCTGCGGGCCTATCCCCAGGCCCTGGAGTACCATTCCCAGAAGACCCTGGTGCACAACCGCATCCAGACCCGCAACCACAATCCCCTGCTGGAGAGCTGCCCCGGCGCCGACGGCCTCAAGTCCGGCTGGGTCTGCGCCTCGGGCTACAACCTCATCACCACCGCCAAGCGCGGCAACACGCGCCTCATCGGCGTCATCCTCGGCGCCGCCAACCCGAGCGTGCGCGCCCGCGAGAACCGCCGCCTCATGGAAGCGGGCTTCATGGCCGTCGAGGACCACATGACCGTGGCCGAGGCCCTGCCCGAGGTCCGCCTGCCCCAGTACCAGCGCGTCAAGAGCAGGCACCGCCGCTCCACCGAGGTGGCCGAGGCCTCCTCCCAGTCCTCCAAGTCCTCCAAATCCCGCAAGTCCTCGCGCAAGTCCAGGAAGCATTCCTCGCGCCAGGTGGCCGAGGCCGAGTGCTCCACCTCCGCGACGCTCGTGGCCGAGGCCGACGCCCCGAAGGCGTCCCGGCGCTCGGCCTCCAGGAAGGCCTCCGTCGAGTCCGCCTCCGCAAGCCGCACGAAATCCAAGAAAACCGCCTCCCGCAAGGCCAAGGCCTCCAAGGCGACCACCGCCGAAGGCCCGAGCGCCAAAAGCCGCTCCCGCCACCACAAGAAGAAGCAGTCTTCCGAGACCGCGACCCACAAGGCCAAGGAGCCCGGCACCCAGGCCAGGGCCAGGTCACGCTCCGACGACAGCTAG
- a CDS encoding ABC transporter permease subunit, with amino-acid sequence MSARTGDAMNMQQMIFKPGRTESAGPWVVDAAILAGLIGLVGLVGWLALSAPQTVSGPEISLSLSSLPWYAAYSVARMFAAYVLSMLFSMFYGSLAARSRFGEVFMLPVLDVLQSVPILSFLPVVLLGFTAVLPENLAVELASVVLIFTSQAWNITFAWYQSQVTMPKELKEASANFRFNPWLRFRTLDLPFAGVSLIWNSIMSWAGGWFFLMAAEIFTVGHRDFRLPGIGSYLQEAASQGNVRAILWGLGVLVLVIVALDQLVWRPLLAWGERFKLTMVGSEEEPTSWVYDLLQGSNLLWAFHERVLVPAMEWIDMFIQNRVRPFDGRVEERAPLTWRSRLFMAVAGVFAVIVAAQALRLLGHLPSARWADIAVGLLATFLRVMAALAVAMLWTVPLGVAIGSNPRLASFLQPMVQIAASVPATAIFPVALMFLVGLTGGLNLAAVLLMLMGTQWYMLFNVIAGASTIPQDLKDTAVLLGLSRWTRWRTLVLPALFPYIITGAVTAGGGAWNASIVSEYVNFAGRNISTVGIGAIIAQATARGDYPLLLAGTMSMVVTVVLFNRLVWRRLYRLAEEKFRME; translated from the coding sequence ATGTCCGCGCGCACGGGTGACGCCATGAACATGCAGCAGATGATCTTCAAGCCGGGCCGCACGGAATCCGCCGGGCCCTGGGTCGTGGACGCGGCCATCCTCGCGGGCCTCATCGGCCTCGTGGGCCTGGTGGGCTGGCTGGCCCTGTCCGCGCCGCAGACCGTGAGCGGCCCGGAGATCTCCCTCTCGCTCTCGAGCCTGCCGTGGTACGCGGCCTATTCCGTGGCCCGCATGTTCGCGGCCTACGTGCTCTCCATGCTCTTCTCCATGTTCTACGGCTCCCTCGCGGCGCGCTCGCGCTTCGGCGAGGTCTTCATGCTGCCCGTGCTCGACGTGCTGCAGAGCGTGCCCATCCTCTCCTTCCTGCCCGTGGTGCTGCTCGGCTTCACCGCCGTGCTGCCCGAGAACCTGGCCGTGGAGCTGGCCTCCGTGGTGCTCATCTTCACGAGCCAGGCCTGGAACATCACCTTCGCCTGGTACCAGTCGCAGGTGACCATGCCCAAGGAGCTGAAGGAGGCCAGCGCCAACTTCCGCTTCAACCCCTGGCTGCGCTTCCGCACCCTGGACCTGCCCTTCGCCGGGGTCAGCCTCATCTGGAACAGCATCATGAGCTGGGCCGGGGGCTGGTTCTTCCTCATGGCCGCCGAGATCTTCACCGTGGGCCACCGCGACTTCCGCCTGCCCGGCATCGGCTCCTACCTCCAGGAGGCCGCCTCCCAGGGCAACGTGCGCGCCATCCTCTGGGGGCTCGGCGTGCTCGTGCTGGTCATCGTGGCGCTGGACCAGCTCGTCTGGCGGCCCCTGCTGGCCTGGGGCGAGCGCTTCAAGCTGACCATGGTCGGCAGCGAGGAGGAGCCCACCTCCTGGGTCTACGACCTGCTGCAGGGCTCGAACCTGCTCTGGGCCTTCCACGAGCGCGTCCTCGTCCCGGCCATGGAATGGATCGACATGTTCATCCAGAACCGCGTCCGCCCCTTCGACGGCCGCGTGGAGGAGCGCGCCCCGCTCACCTGGCGCTCGCGCCTGTTCATGGCCGTGGCCGGGGTCTTCGCCGTGATCGTGGCCGCGCAGGCCCTGCGCCTGCTCGGCCATCTGCCCTCGGCCCGCTGGGCCGACATCGCCGTGGGCCTTCTCGCCACCTTCCTGCGCGTCATGGCCGCGCTGGCCGTGGCCATGCTCTGGACCGTGCCGCTCGGCGTGGCCATCGGCTCCAACCCGCGCCTGGCCTCGTTCCTGCAGCCCATGGTCCAGATCGCGGCCTCGGTGCCCGCCACGGCCATCTTCCCCGTGGCGCTCATGTTCCTCGTGGGGCTCACCGGCGGGCTCAACCTCGCCGCGGTGCTGCTCATGCTCATGGGCACCCAGTGGTACATGCTCTTCAACGTCATCGCGGGCGCCTCCACCATCCCCCAGGACCTGAAGGACACCGCGGTGCTCCTCGGCCTGTCGCGCTGGACGCGCTGGCGCACCCTCGTCCTGCCCGCCCTCTTCCCCTACATCATCACCGGCGCGGTGACCGCGGGCGGCGGCGCCTGGAACGCCAGCATCGTCTCGGAGTACGTCAATTTCGCGGGCAGGAACATCTCCACCGTGGGCATCGGCGCCATCATCGCCCAGGCCACGGCCAGGGGAGACTATCCCCTGCTCCTGGCCGGGACCATGAGCATGGTCGTCACCGTGGTCCTGTTCAACCGCCTCGTCTGGCGCAGGCTCTACCGCCTGGCCGAAGAAAAGTTCCGCATGGAGTGA
- a CDS encoding nitrate/sulfonate/bicarbonate ABC transporter ATP-binding protein, with product MKTHAAPVASYVKPDARNAPAAGAGTGAALVQLSRVAKEYGSGRKFIAVEGVDLTIREGEFVALLGPSGCGKSTILRMISGLIRPTRGDVLYRGKVLSGVNPHAAIVFQTFALFPWLTVQENVEVALKARGVPPGLRTNRALDLLDRVGLDGFETAYPRELSGGMRQKVGFARAMAVEPELLCLDEPFSALDVLSAETLRGELLELWTSGKIPTRAILMVSHNIDEAVFMADRIVIMDKDPGRIIREFPVDLPRPRQRKSHDFLNLVDRVYAMLAGQTLSPDLEMGTAPGEPGVTRRLPAINVNEMAGLIERLNELVDHKTDIYRIAHELKVGSDYILSVIDAAELLGFATISAGDIKLTPLGETFGEASILARKEIFASRLRHLPFFRWLTDMVRAGGGKGLSRDVIETALAIEFPAAEAERQVDTAINWGRYAELLSYDDDDETLYVEPAGGQAA from the coding sequence GTGAAGACGCACGCCGCCCCCGTCGCCTCCTACGTCAAGCCCGACGCCCGAAACGCCCCCGCCGCGGGCGCCGGGACCGGCGCCGCCCTGGTCCAGCTCTCCCGCGTGGCCAAGGAATACGGCAGCGGCCGCAAGTTCATCGCCGTCGAGGGCGTGGACCTCACCATCCGCGAGGGCGAGTTCGTGGCCCTGCTCGGGCCTTCGGGCTGCGGCAAGAGCACCATCCTGCGCATGATCTCCGGGCTCATCCGGCCCACGCGCGGCGACGTGCTCTACCGCGGAAAGGTCCTCTCCGGGGTCAACCCGCACGCGGCCATCGTCTTCCAGACCTTCGCCCTCTTCCCCTGGCTCACCGTGCAGGAGAACGTGGAGGTGGCGCTCAAGGCCCGCGGCGTGCCGCCCGGGCTGCGCACCAACCGCGCCCTGGACCTGCTCGACCGCGTGGGCCTGGACGGCTTCGAGACCGCCTACCCGCGCGAGCTCTCCGGCGGCATGCGCCAGAAGGTGGGCTTCGCCCGCGCCATGGCCGTGGAGCCCGAGCTCCTCTGCCTCGACGAGCCCTTCTCCGCCCTGGACGTGCTCTCCGCCGAGACCCTGCGCGGCGAGCTCTTGGAGCTGTGGACCAGCGGCAAGATCCCCACCAGGGCCATCCTCATGGTCTCGCACAACATCGACGAGGCCGTGTTCATGGCCGACCGCATCGTGATCATGGACAAGGACCCCGGCCGCATCATCCGCGAGTTCCCCGTGGACCTGCCCCGGCCCCGCCAGCGCAAGTCGCACGACTTCCTGAACCTCGTGGACCGCGTCTACGCCATGCTCGCGGGCCAGACCCTCTCCCCGGACCTGGAGATGGGCACCGCGCCGGGCGAGCCGGGCGTCACCCGCCGCCTGCCCGCCATCAACGTCAACGAGATGGCCGGCCTCATCGAGCGCCTGAACGAGCTCGTGGACCACAAGACCGACATCTACCGCATCGCCCACGAGCTGAAGGTCGGCTCGGACTACATCCTCTCGGTCATCGACGCCGCGGAGCTGCTCGGCTTCGCCACCATCTCCGCGGGCGACATCAAGCTCACCCCGCTCGGCGAGACCTTCGGCGAGGCCTCCATCCTCGCGCGCAAGGAGATCTTCGCCTCCCGCCTGCGCCACCTGCCCTTCTTCCGCTGGCTCACGGACATGGTCCGCGCCGGAGGCGGCAAGGGGCTCTCGCGCGACGTCATCGAGACCGCCCTGGCCATCGAGTTCCCCGCGGCCGAGGCCGAACGCCAGGTGGACACCGCCATCAACTGGGGCCGCTACGCCGAGCTCCTCTCCTACGACGACGACGACGAAACCCTCTACGTGGAGCCCGCGGGCGGCCAGGCGGCGTAG
- a CDS encoding YgdI/YgdR family lipoprotein — translation MKRFLYALVLVLALGGLTACGAHNYTVSMSDGTQYTAHGQPEYDESSKTYTFKDLDGRTVTVPRDGVKSIQEHLKD, via the coding sequence ATGAAGCGCTTTCTCTACGCCTTGGTCCTGGTGCTCGCCTTGGGCGGCCTCACCGCCTGCGGCGCGCACAACTACACGGTGTCCATGAGCGACGGCACGCAGTACACCGCGCACGGCCAGCCCGAGTACGACGAGAGCTCCAAGACCTACACCTTCAAGGACCTCGACGGCCGCACCGTCACGGTCCCGCGCGACGGCGTGAAGTCCATCCAGGAGCACCTGAAGGACTAG
- a CDS encoding SDR family oxidoreductase: protein MTASSRKTAIVTGSSRGIGREVALRLARDGFAVTVNYARSADEADKVVAAIEAAGGKAVALQADVSDFAAATRLFDETEKAFGGVDVLVNNAGIINLAPVEKLRPDVFARIIAVNLTGTYNMLHLAAARLRENGRIVNFSTTALHTSLPGYAAYNASKAAVEAMTRVLSKELGPRGITVNAVAPGPVATELFFEDKSQELIDRLVSLTPLARLGEPTDIAPVVSFLAGPESAWVTGQVLRANGGLG, encoded by the coding sequence ATGACCGCATCCAGCCGGAAAACGGCAATCGTCACCGGAAGCTCGCGCGGCATCGGCAGGGAGGTCGCGCTGCGCCTCGCACGCGACGGCTTCGCCGTGACCGTCAACTACGCCCGCTCGGCCGACGAGGCGGACAAGGTCGTCGCGGCCATCGAGGCCGCGGGCGGCAAGGCCGTGGCCCTGCAGGCCGACGTCTCCGACTTCGCCGCCGCCACGCGCCTCTTCGACGAGACCGAGAAGGCCTTCGGCGGGGTGGACGTGCTGGTGAACAACGCGGGCATCATCAACCTCGCGCCCGTGGAGAAGCTGCGGCCCGACGTCTTCGCCAGGATCATCGCCGTGAACCTGACCGGCACCTACAACATGCTCCACCTGGCGGCCGCGCGGCTGCGCGAGAACGGCCGCATCGTCAACTTCTCCACCACGGCCCTGCACACCTCGCTGCCCGGCTACGCGGCCTACAACGCCTCCAAGGCGGCCGTGGAGGCCATGACGCGCGTCCTTTCCAAGGAGCTCGGGCCGCGCGGCATCACGGTCAACGCCGTGGCCCCGGGCCCGGTGGCCACGGAGCTCTTCTTCGAGGACAAGAGCCAGGAGCTCATCGACCGCCTCGTCTCCCTGACCCCGCTCGCCCGCCTGGGCGAGCCCACGGACATAGCGCCCGTGGTCTCCTTCCTGGCCGGACCGGAATCCGCCTGGGTCACGGGCCAGGTCCTGCGCGCCAACGGCGGCCTGGGCTAG
- a CDS encoding NmrA family NAD(P)-binding protein, translating into MFVILGATGQVGGAAARGLLDRNMPVRAVVRDVGRADPLVARGAQPALADFSDAEALAAVMRGAEGAFVMLPPNFSPSRDYAEARTLAATLRRALSAARPDRVVCLSSVGAHRESGLGLVTQLRILEQELAALDLPVAFVRAAWFMENLRRDIPMVRATGELPSFLQPLNRAIPMVATADVGNLVAQTMQTGWTGRRVLEIAGPGCCPNDLAEALSAALRRPVRAVETERGRWEELLRGAGIPDPAPLMEMVDGFNSGWITFEGKTAESVRGETPLAEVVASLVAE; encoded by the coding sequence ATGTTCGTGATTCTTGGAGCGACGGGACAGGTCGGGGGTGCCGCCGCGCGCGGCCTGCTCGACAGGAACATGCCGGTGCGGGCCGTGGTGCGCGACGTGGGCCGGGCCGACCCCCTGGTGGCCCGGGGCGCGCAACCCGCGCTGGCCGACTTCTCCGACGCCGAGGCCCTGGCCGCGGTCATGCGCGGCGCGGAGGGCGCCTTCGTCATGCTGCCGCCCAACTTCTCGCCCTCCAGGGACTATGCCGAGGCGCGCACCCTCGCGGCCACGCTGCGCAGGGCGCTGTCCGCCGCGCGGCCGGACCGGGTGGTCTGCCTCTCGTCCGTGGGCGCGCACAGGGAAAGCGGGCTCGGGCTCGTCACCCAGCTGCGCATCCTGGAGCAGGAGCTCGCCGCGCTCGACCTGCCCGTGGCCTTCGTGCGCGCGGCCTGGTTCATGGAGAACCTGCGCCGCGACATCCCCATGGTCCGCGCAACCGGGGAGCTGCCGAGCTTCCTCCAGCCGCTGAACCGGGCCATTCCCATGGTCGCCACGGCGGACGTCGGGAACCTTGTCGCGCAGACCATGCAGACCGGGTGGACCGGCCGCCGCGTCCTCGAGATCGCGGGACCCGGGTGCTGCCCGAACGACCTGGCCGAGGCCCTGTCCGCGGCGCTGCGCCGCCCCGTGCGCGCGGTGGAGACGGAGCGCGGGCGCTGGGAGGAGCTTCTGCGCGGGGCGGGCATTCCCGATCCCGCGCCGCTCATGGAGATGGTGGACGGCTTCAATTCAGGCTGGATCACCTTCGAGGGCAAAACGGCCGAGTCCGTGCGCGGCGAGACGCCGCTCGCCGAGGTCGTCGCCTCCCTCGTGGCCGAATGA